Proteins encoded within one genomic window of Mesorhizobium sp. AR10:
- a CDS encoding M20 aminoacylase family protein has product MPILNRAAEMQDEVAGWRRHLHQTPELNFDVFQTAAFVTEKLKAFGCDDVVTGLGKTGVVGIIHGRKGAGATIGLRADMDALPINEITGKPYASTVAGKMHACGHDGHTAMLLGATKYLTETRNFAGSVAVIFQPAEEGGGGGNEMVKDGMMERFDISKVFGMHNMPGLPVGQFAIRPGPIMAATAEFTITVKGKGGHAAMPHGTIDPIVITSQLVGALQTIASRSTDPVEAVVVSVTKFHAGDAYNVIPETAEIAGTVRTLKKEIARKAEERIRAICAGIATAFGATIEVDYDANYPVTFNHAEETVFAGDVAADVAGDAQVHRAIQPVMGGEDFSYMLEARPGAFIFIGNGDTAGLHHPAYDFNDEVIPHGMSYWVKLAETALAA; this is encoded by the coding sequence ATGCCGATTCTGAACCGCGCCGCCGAAATGCAGGATGAGGTTGCCGGCTGGCGCCGCCATCTGCATCAGACGCCAGAGCTGAATTTCGACGTCTTCCAGACCGCCGCCTTCGTCACCGAGAAGCTGAAGGCTTTCGGCTGCGACGACGTGGTGACGGGCCTCGGCAAGACCGGCGTCGTCGGCATCATCCACGGCCGCAAGGGCGCGGGCGCGACAATCGGCCTGCGCGCCGACATGGACGCGCTGCCGATCAACGAAATCACCGGCAAACCTTACGCCTCGACCGTTGCCGGCAAGATGCACGCCTGCGGCCATGACGGTCACACGGCAATGCTGCTGGGTGCCACCAAATATCTGACGGAGACGCGCAATTTTGCCGGCTCCGTGGCGGTGATCTTCCAGCCGGCCGAAGAAGGCGGCGGCGGCGGCAACGAGATGGTCAAGGACGGCATGATGGAGCGTTTCGACATCTCCAAGGTGTTCGGCATGCACAATATGCCGGGCCTGCCGGTCGGCCAGTTTGCCATCAGGCCGGGCCCGATCATGGCGGCGACCGCCGAGTTCACCATCACCGTCAAAGGCAAGGGCGGCCATGCGGCGATGCCGCACGGCACGATCGACCCGATCGTCATCACCAGCCAGCTTGTCGGCGCACTGCAGACGATTGCCTCGCGCAGCACCGATCCGGTCGAGGCCGTGGTGGTGTCGGTGACGAAATTCCACGCCGGCGACGCCTACAACGTCATTCCCGAGACCGCCGAGATCGCCGGCACGGTGCGCACGCTGAAGAAGGAGATCGCCAGGAAGGCGGAGGAGCGCATCCGTGCCATTTGCGCGGGAATAGCCACCGCTTTCGGTGCGACCATAGAGGTCGACTATGACGCCAACTATCCGGTGACCTTCAACCATGCGGAAGAAACCGTCTTTGCCGGCGATGTCGCGGCTGATGTCGCCGGCGACGCCCAGGTGCACCGCGCCATCCAGCCGGTGATGGGCGGCGAGGATTTCTCCTACATGCTGGAGGCGCGGCCAGGCGCGTTCATCTTCATCGGCAACGGCGATACGGCTGGTCTCCACCACCCGGCCTACGACTTCAACGACGAGGTCATCCCGCACGGCATGAGCTATTGGGTGAAGCTTGCGGAAACGGCGCTGGCCGCTTAG
- a CDS encoding D-alanyl-D-alanine carboxypeptidase family protein → MRHRHFLKLLLAGAVALSGLAGPALANPTILFDLTSGKILQHQDAFKRWYPASLTKLMTAYVTFRAIAAGEVQLDSPIKVTKHSAGEPPSKMGFKPGSVMRLDNALKMMLVKSANDIAMAVGENIGGSQAAFADRMNTEARRLGMTGTHYVNPNGLYSPDQYTTARDLALLVMAIRHEFPQYAPWFSIEGLAVGKKAISNYNLLIGRYPGADGMKTGFVCPSGFNMIGSATRDGRTLVAVVLGEKSAVTRAETAAKLLDQGFDTPAAGSAIAALPAYGDTISPNDLRDEICKKKAPQEQSEAAPPPGKDVPKSPYQQKLDHVPTLVVVGLGGATGPTPKAMIDQAGQEYADVPIPTWRPDVPPPAGGDPTAPAGIKAAQGDQPVKVAN, encoded by the coding sequence ATGCGGCACAGGCATTTCCTCAAACTATTGCTGGCAGGCGCTGTGGCGCTGTCTGGGTTGGCCGGACCGGCCCTCGCCAATCCGACGATCCTGTTCGACCTGACGAGCGGCAAGATCCTCCAGCATCAGGATGCCTTCAAGCGCTGGTATCCGGCTTCGCTGACCAAGCTGATGACCGCTTATGTGACCTTCCGCGCCATTGCGGCCGGTGAGGTCCAGCTCGATTCGCCGATCAAGGTGACGAAACATTCCGCCGGCGAGCCGCCGAGCAAGATGGGCTTCAAGCCGGGCTCGGTCATGCGGCTCGACAATGCGCTGAAGATGATGCTGGTCAAATCGGCCAACGACATCGCCATGGCCGTCGGCGAGAATATCGGCGGCTCGCAAGCCGCGTTCGCCGATCGCATGAACACCGAGGCGCGCCGGCTCGGCATGACCGGCACGCACTACGTCAATCCGAACGGGCTCTATTCGCCGGACCAGTATACGACGGCGCGCGACCTTGCCCTGCTGGTGATGGCGATCCGCCATGAATTTCCGCAATACGCCCCCTGGTTCTCGATCGAAGGTCTCGCCGTCGGCAAGAAGGCGATCTCGAATTACAATTTGCTGATCGGTCGCTATCCGGGCGCCGACGGCATGAAGACGGGCTTCGTCTGCCCCTCGGGCTTCAACATGATCGGCTCGGCAACGCGCGACGGGCGCACGCTGGTCGCCGTGGTGCTCGGCGAAAAATCGGCTGTCACCCGGGCCGAGACCGCGGCGAAACTGCTTGACCAGGGTTTTGACACGCCCGCTGCCGGTTCGGCCATCGCCGCGCTGCCTGCCTACGGCGACACCATTTCGCCCAACGACTTGCGTGACGAGATCTGCAAAAAGAAGGCGCCGCAGGAGCAGTCGGAGGCCGCACCGCCCCCCGGCAAGGACGTGCCCAAATCGCCCTATCAGCAAAAGCTTGACCATGTGCCGACGCTGGTCGTCGTCGGCCTCGGCGGCGCCACCGGACCAACGCCGAAGGCCATGATCGACCAGGCCGGCCAGGAATATGCCGACGTGCCGATCCCGACCTGGCGGCCCGACGTGCCGCCGCCGGCTGGTGGCGATCCGACGGCGCCTGCCGGCATCAAGGCCGCGCAAGGCGATCAGCCGGTCAAGGTAGCGAACTAG
- a CDS encoding CobW family GTP-binding protein has product MANFPIPVSVLTGFLGAGKTTLLNRLLKDPALVDTAVIINEFGEVAIDHLLVEQASDGIIQLSDGCLCCTVRGELVDTLADLVDRLQTGRIARLARVVVETTGLADPAPVLQSIMAHPALVQAFRLDGVITLVDAVNGNATLDAHVEAVKQVAVADRIVLTKADLATDPGDVEALRARLRLINPGAAVLDAGDSLTGVAALFDCGLYNPATKSADVRRWLGEEAAHDHDHHHGDHDHDHDGRRHDSRVRSYSLVHDGPVPFSAIEMFLDLLRSAHGERLLRMKGVIELQEDPSRPLVVHGVQKILHPPAQLPSWPDGQRGTRLVLITLDIPEDYVRRLFAAFTNRPSIDTPDRAALENNPLAIAGR; this is encoded by the coding sequence GTGGCGAATTTTCCCATTCCCGTCTCGGTGCTCACCGGTTTCCTCGGCGCCGGCAAGACGACGCTGCTCAACCGGCTGCTGAAGGATCCCGCCCTCGTCGACACCGCGGTCATCATCAACGAATTCGGTGAGGTGGCGATCGACCATCTGCTGGTCGAGCAGGCCTCCGACGGCATCATCCAGCTTTCCGACGGCTGTCTCTGCTGCACGGTGCGCGGCGAACTGGTCGACACGCTGGCCGACCTCGTCGACCGGCTGCAGACCGGCCGCATCGCCCGGCTTGCCCGCGTCGTCGTCGAGACCACCGGCCTTGCCGATCCGGCGCCGGTGCTGCAGTCGATCATGGCGCATCCGGCGCTGGTCCAGGCCTTCCGGCTTGACGGCGTCATCACGCTGGTCGACGCGGTCAACGGCAATGCGACGCTCGATGCCCATGTCGAGGCGGTGAAGCAGGTGGCCGTCGCCGACCGCATCGTGCTGACCAAGGCCGATCTGGCTACCGATCCCGGCGATGTCGAGGCGTTGCGGGCCCGGTTGCGGCTGATCAATCCGGGTGCCGCGGTGCTCGATGCCGGCGACAGTCTGACCGGCGTGGCGGCGCTGTTCGATTGTGGCCTCTACAATCCGGCGACCAAATCCGCCGACGTGCGGCGCTGGCTAGGTGAAGAAGCCGCTCATGACCACGATCATCACCATGGCGATCATGACCACGACCATGATGGTCGTCGTCACGATTCCCGCGTGCGCTCCTATTCGCTCGTCCATGACGGGCCGGTGCCGTTTTCGGCGATCGAGATGTTCCTCGACCTGTTGCGCTCGGCGCATGGCGAGCGGCTGCTGCGCATGAAGGGCGTCATCGAGTTGCAAGAAGACCCGTCGCGGCCACTCGTCGTCCACGGTGTGCAGAAGATCCTGCATCCGCCGGCGCAGCTGCCGTCCTGGCCGGACGGCCAACGCGGTACAAGGCTGGTGCTGATCACGCTTGATATACCGGAAGACTATGTCCGCCGGCTGTTTGCCGCCTTCACCAACCGGCCGTCGATCGACACGCCGGACCGCGCGGCGCTGGAAAACAACCCGCTGGCCATCGCCGGCCGTTGA
- a CDS encoding sulfurtransferase TusA family protein, protein MAEHTYDLKGLNCPLPVLKAKKRLATMQPGSRLWLETTDPLAVIDIPAFCSDDGHQLIETAAVPGGHRFLVERGELQA, encoded by the coding sequence TTGGCCGAGCACACCTATGATCTCAAGGGGCTGAACTGCCCGCTTCCAGTCCTCAAGGCCAAGAAGCGGCTGGCGACGATGCAGCCGGGCAGCCGGCTATGGTTAGAGACCACTGATCCGCTCGCCGTCATCGACATTCCGGCTTTCTGCTCCGACGACGGCCACCAATTGATTGAAACGGCAGCGGTACCCGGCGGCCACCGCTTTCTGGTCGAACGCGGCGAACTGCAAGCTTAG
- a CDS encoding L,D-transpeptidase family protein: MFAKFARTGLLIAALGVAGCTDSSMKDFAPEANKPLPDKILADMKAKGMVRTSSVMARIFKEEGKLEIWKAKTSGRYDLVASYDICKWSGKLGPKFTEGDRQAPEGFYTVRPQQMNPRSNYHLSFNIGYPNAYDRANGRTGSNLMVHGACSSSGCYSMTDAQIEQIYAFGRDAFQGGQTEFQIQAFPFRMTAANMARYRNDPNYDFWKMLKVGYDNFEITKVPPKVDVCEKRYVFNQVAPEGTAFNPTGLCPSTTQPDSLKSAYNAYQSSYDAAFTGAVKASVPAPKPTIAGIKEASIVSDWSKRRARGERVPIDPPSLNADGSVMETARMGRIDSPAGRKMAALDAEKAAKRKAEEQRLAAIEAAKAAKEAAKAQALAEAEAAKQAAQQPVTTAGVEAAEPVAETQAASADEGRVTKLKKKLLGMFGG; the protein is encoded by the coding sequence ATGTTTGCCAAGTTTGCCCGCACTGGACTACTGATCGCCGCGCTCGGCGTCGCCGGCTGCACCGATTCCTCGATGAAGGATTTTGCCCCGGAGGCCAACAAGCCGCTGCCGGACAAGATCCTGGCCGATATGAAGGCCAAGGGCATGGTCCGCACCTCGTCGGTGATGGCCCGCATCTTCAAGGAAGAAGGCAAGCTCGAAATCTGGAAGGCCAAGACAAGCGGCCGCTACGACCTGGTCGCCAGCTACGATATCTGCAAATGGTCGGGCAAGCTCGGGCCTAAATTCACCGAAGGCGACCGCCAGGCGCCGGAAGGTTTTTATACGGTCCGCCCGCAACAGATGAATCCGCGGTCGAACTATCATTTGTCCTTCAACATCGGCTATCCGAACGCCTATGACCGCGCCAACGGCCGCACCGGTTCCAATCTGATGGTTCACGGCGCCTGTTCGTCGTCGGGCTGCTATTCGATGACCGACGCGCAGATCGAGCAGATCTATGCCTTCGGCCGCGACGCCTTCCAGGGCGGACAGACCGAATTCCAGATCCAGGCCTTTCCGTTCCGCATGACGGCCGCCAACATGGCGCGCTATCGCAACGATCCGAACTACGATTTCTGGAAGATGCTGAAGGTCGGCTACGACAATTTCGAGATCACCAAGGTGCCGCCGAAGGTCGATGTCTGCGAGAAGCGCTATGTCTTCAACCAGGTGGCCCCGGAAGGTACGGCTTTCAATCCGACCGGCCTTTGCCCTTCCACCACGCAACCGGATTCGCTGAAGAGCGCCTACAATGCCTACCAGAGCAGCTATGACGCGGCGTTCACCGGCGCGGTCAAGGCCTCCGTGCCGGCGCCCAAGCCGACCATCGCCGGCATCAAGGAAGCCAGCATCGTTTCCGACTGGTCGAAGCGTCGCGCCCGTGGTGAACGCGTGCCGATCGACCCGCCGTCGCTCAACGCCGACGGCTCGGTAATGGAGACGGCGCGTATGGGCCGCATCGATTCGCCGGCCGGCCGCAAGATGGCTGCGCTCGACGCGGAGAAAGCGGCCAAGCGCAAGGCCGAGGAACAGAGGCTTGCCGCCATCGAGGCCGCGAAAGCCGCCAAGGAGGCCGCCAAGGCCCAGGCATTGGCCGAAGCGGAAGCCGCCAAGCAGGCTGCCCAGCAGCCGGTCACCACCGCGGGCGTAGAGGCGGCCGAGCCGGTAGCCGAAACGCAGGCCGCGAGCGCCGACGAAGGTAGGGTGACGAAGCTGAAGAAGAAGCTTCTCGGCATGTTCGGCGGCTGA
- a CDS encoding acetyl-CoA carboxylase carboxyltransferase subunit alpha — protein sequence MYNYLDFEKPVQDLEGKILELKKLAENGEAVDVGDEISRLEKRSRDALREAYKALTPWQKVQVARHPDRPHCVDYIKGLFNDFTPLAGDRNFGEDQAIVGGFARFRGEPVAIIGQEKGSDTTSRLKHNFGSVRPEGYRKAVRLMELADRFNIPLLTLVDTAGAYPGVGAEERGQAEAIARSTSACLGLKVPSISVVIGEGGSGGAIAIATANRVYMLEHAIYSVISPEGAASILWRDTTRSKDAATNMKITAQDLLELKIIDAIIPEPLGGAHRGAETVIAATGDLIAKTMKEFSGANTDFREHRREKYLAMGRSL from the coding sequence ATGTACAATTACCTCGATTTCGAAAAGCCGGTGCAGGATCTCGAAGGCAAGATCCTCGAACTGAAGAAGCTTGCCGAGAATGGCGAGGCCGTCGATGTCGGCGACGAGATCAGCCGTCTTGAGAAACGCTCGCGCGACGCGCTGCGCGAGGCCTACAAGGCGCTGACTCCGTGGCAGAAGGTGCAGGTGGCGCGCCATCCCGACAGGCCGCACTGTGTCGACTACATCAAGGGCCTGTTCAACGATTTCACGCCGCTCGCCGGCGACCGCAATTTCGGCGAGGACCAGGCGATCGTCGGCGGCTTTGCCCGTTTCCGCGGCGAACCGGTGGCGATCATTGGCCAGGAGAAGGGCTCGGACACGACCAGCCGGCTCAAGCATAATTTCGGTTCGGTGCGGCCGGAGGGCTACCGGAAGGCGGTGCGGCTGATGGAACTCGCCGACCGCTTCAATATCCCGCTGCTGACGCTGGTCGACACCGCCGGCGCCTATCCCGGCGTCGGCGCCGAGGAGCGCGGCCAGGCGGAAGCCATTGCCCGCTCGACCTCGGCCTGCCTCGGCCTGAAAGTGCCGTCGATCTCGGTGGTCATCGGCGAAGGCGGCTCTGGCGGCGCCATAGCTATCGCCACCGCCAACCGTGTCTACATGCTTGAACACGCCATCTATTCGGTGATCTCGCCGGAGGGCGCTGCCTCGATCCTGTGGCGCGACACCACCCGTTCGAAGGACGCGGCGACCAACATGAAGATCACCGCCCAGGATCTTCTGGAACTGAAGATCATCGATGCCATCATTCCCGAGCCGCTCGGTGGCGCCCATCGTGGCGCCGAAACGGTGATTGCCGCCACCGGCGACCTCATTGCCAAGACGATGAAGGAGTTTTCCGGCGCCAATACCGATTTTCGCGAACATCGGCGCGAAAAGTACCTGGCGATGGGCCGCAGCCTTTGA
- a CDS encoding site-specific tyrosine recombinase XerD produces the protein MNSAARIEAFLEMMSAERGAAENTLSSYRRDLEDASSEIRGGLAAAAAADIRAYLDDIAARGFAATSQARKLSAIRQFFKFLYAEGLRSDDPTGTLDSPKKGRPLPKTMSEADTGRLIDRAALEAMDASLGNSDNLAALRLHALVEVLYATGLRVSELVGLLVTVAQRDDRFFMVRGKGDKERMVPLSIKARTAMRAWLTARATVPAFADSPFLFPAASDSGYLSRQVFARDLKGLAARAGIAAAKISPHVLRHAFASHLLQNGADLRAVQQLLGHADISTTQIYTHVLEERLVRLVNDHHPLAD, from the coding sequence ATGAACAGCGCCGCCCGCATCGAAGCCTTTCTCGAAATGATGAGCGCCGAGCGCGGTGCCGCTGAAAACACGCTTTCCTCCTATCGTCGCGACCTCGAGGATGCCTCGAGTGAGATCCGCGGTGGCCTTGCCGCTGCTGCCGCCGCCGATATCCGCGCCTATCTCGACGACATCGCCGCCCGCGGCTTTGCCGCCACCTCGCAGGCGCGAAAACTGTCGGCGATCCGCCAGTTCTTCAAATTCCTTTATGCCGAAGGCCTACGCAGCGACGACCCGACCGGCACGCTGGACAGCCCGAAGAAGGGCCGGCCGCTGCCGAAGACGATGAGCGAGGCCGATACCGGCCGGCTGATCGACCGCGCCGCACTGGAGGCAATGGATGCCTCGTTGGGTAATAGTGACAATCTGGCGGCGCTGCGCCTGCATGCACTTGTCGAGGTGCTCTACGCCACCGGCTTGCGCGTTTCCGAACTGGTCGGCCTGCTGGTGACCGTGGCCCAGCGCGATGACCGCTTCTTCATGGTACGCGGCAAGGGCGACAAGGAACGCATGGTGCCGCTCTCGATCAAGGCGCGCACGGCGATGCGGGCATGGCTCACCGCCCGGGCAACGGTGCCGGCTTTTGCAGACAGCCCGTTCCTGTTTCCAGCAGCCTCCGACAGCGGCTATCTCTCCAGGCAGGTCTTTGCCCGCGACCTGAAGGGCCTCGCTGCCAGGGCCGGCATCGCCGCGGCCAAAATATCGCCGCACGTGCTGCGCCATGCTTTTGCCAGCCATCTCTTGCAGAACGGCGCAGATCTCAGGGCCGTGCAGCAACTGCTTGGCCATGCCGACATCTCGACGACGCAGATTTACACGCATGTGCTGGAGGAGCGGTTGGTGCGGCTGGTCAACGATCATCACCCGCTTGCCGACTAG
- a CDS encoding histidine kinase: protein MPTLFRFVVTLTILAGIAYGTMFALAMFVEPKKAEMSVRIPPEKLNPKKN, encoded by the coding sequence ATGCCGACACTGTTTCGCTTTGTCGTGACGCTCACGATTCTCGCTGGCATTGCCTATGGTACGATGTTCGCGCTGGCGATGTTCGTCGAGCCGAAAAAGGCCGAGATGAGCGTTCGCATCCCTCCGGAAAAGCTGAACCCCAAGAAGAACTGA
- a CDS encoding shikimate kinase: MNALPANPPGESHAALLDRLGNRSVVFVGLMGAGKTAVGRKVAAMLALPFIDSDQEIESVSRMTVPELFERYGETEFRALEQRVILRVLENGPQVLSTGGGAFMNAQTREAITSHGVSVWLKAEIDLLMERVSKKQNRPLLKSSDPRAVLERLMAERYPIYAEANVTVPTRDDRKEVIAAEVVEALYGHFGLPAATTLGEARS; the protein is encoded by the coding sequence ATGAACGCGCTACCAGCAAATCCTCCCGGCGAGAGCCATGCCGCACTGCTCGACCGGTTGGGCAACCGTTCCGTCGTGTTTGTCGGACTGATGGGCGCCGGCAAGACGGCGGTCGGCCGCAAGGTGGCGGCAATGCTGGCACTGCCCTTCATCGACAGCGACCAGGAGATCGAAAGCGTGTCGCGCATGACCGTGCCTGAACTGTTCGAGCGCTATGGCGAGACGGAGTTCCGGGCGCTGGAGCAGCGCGTCATCCTGCGCGTGCTGGAAAACGGCCCGCAGGTGCTGTCGACCGGCGGCGGCGCCTTCATGAATGCGCAGACGCGTGAGGCGATCACGAGCCATGGCGTGTCGGTATGGCTGAAGGCCGAGATCGACCTGTTGATGGAACGGGTTTCCAAGAAGCAGAACCGGCCGCTGCTGAAAAGTTCCGATCCCCGCGCCGTGCTCGAGCGGCTGATGGCCGAGCGTTATCCGATCTACGCCGAGGCAAATGTCACCGTGCCGACCCGCGACGATCGCAAGGAGGTCATTGCGGCCGAAGTTGTCGAGGCGCTTTACGGACATTTCGGTCTTCCAGCGGCCACTACGCTGGGCGAGGCGCGGTCGTGA
- the aroB gene encoding 3-dehydroquinate synthase, with protein MSADAVTVEVGLGDRAYDILIGAGLLSRAGVEISRRLPGTRAAVVTDDNVAAAHLETLKAGLEKGGIQPAVITLPAGEKTKSFAHLEEVVDGVLAARLERGDVVIALGGGVIGDLAGFAAGIVRRGMNFVQIPTSLLAQVDSSVGGKTGINSARGKNLVGVFHQPKLVLADTEVLDTLPIREFRAGYAELAKYGLIDRPDFFAWLEENWSQVFAGGPERAQAIAEACRAKADVVARDEFETGDRALLNLGHTFGHALEAATQYDGTRLVHGEGVAIGMALAYRFSSRLNLASPDDAARVETHLRAVGLPWRMADIPGELPDAEALFSFITQDKKVSRGALTFILTRGIGQSFIARDVPASEVLSFLKENHRGLKGNRSGLGEGRG; from the coding sequence GTGAGCGCCGATGCAGTCACCGTCGAGGTCGGGCTTGGCGACCGCGCCTATGACATCCTGATCGGCGCAGGCCTGCTGTCGCGCGCCGGCGTCGAGATTTCGCGCCGCCTGCCGGGCACGCGGGCAGCGGTGGTCACCGACGACAACGTCGCCGCAGCACACCTCGAAACGCTGAAGGCCGGTCTCGAAAAGGGTGGCATCCAGCCTGCCGTCATCACGCTGCCGGCCGGCGAAAAGACCAAGAGCTTTGCGCATCTCGAGGAGGTGGTCGACGGTGTGCTCGCCGCCCGTCTGGAGCGCGGCGATGTCGTCATCGCGCTTGGCGGCGGCGTCATCGGCGACCTTGCCGGTTTTGCCGCCGGCATCGTGCGCCGCGGCATGAATTTCGTGCAGATACCGACCTCGCTGCTGGCGCAGGTCGATTCCTCGGTCGGCGGCAAGACCGGCATCAACAGTGCGCGCGGCAAGAACCTCGTTGGCGTCTTCCATCAACCGAAGTTGGTGCTGGCCGACACCGAGGTGCTCGACACACTGCCGATCCGGGAATTTCGCGCCGGCTATGCCGAGCTTGCCAAATATGGGCTGATCGACCGCCCGGACTTTTTCGCCTGGCTGGAGGAGAACTGGAGCCAAGTGTTTGCCGGCGGTCCGGAGCGAGCGCAGGCGATCGCCGAAGCCTGCCGCGCCAAGGCCGATGTCGTGGCGCGTGACGAATTCGAGACCGGCGACCGTGCGCTGCTCAATCTTGGTCACACCTTTGGCCATGCGCTGGAGGCCGCGACGCAATATGACGGCACCCGCCTCGTCCATGGCGAGGGCGTCGCGATCGGAATGGCGCTGGCATATCGCTTTTCGTCCAGGCTCAACCTGGCGAGCCCCGACGATGCGGCGCGTGTCGAGACGCATCTTCGCGCCGTCGGCCTGCCATGGCGGATGGCCGATATCCCAGGTGAGCTGCCCGATGCCGAGGCGCTGTTCTCGTTCATCACCCAGGACAAGAAGGTGTCGCGCGGCGCGCTAACCTTTATCCTGACGCGCGGCATCGGCCAGTCTTTCATCGCCAGGGACGTGCCGGCGTCGGAAGTCTTGTCCTTCCTGAAAGAGAACCATCGAGGCCTAAAAGGGAACCGTTCGGGTTTGGGGGAAGGCCGGGGATGA
- a CDS encoding HlyC/CorC family transporter: MNEAGWIVAAVLAALGLLVLGFRARFLALFGYELLPIEPQRSAHDELRGAVDDFRRDGQVVREDRDRIGGLFDLEELEVSDIMVHRTNMRSVNADNASETVVREILQSPHTRMPLWKGSLDNIVGVLHAKDLLRALNDVGNDFSKIDVMKIASKPWFVPDTTTLQEQLNAFLRRKAHFAIVVDEYGEVEGLVTLEDIIEEIVGEIADEHDVEIQGVKQEADGSIVVDGNVPIRDLNRALDWNLPDEEATTIAGLVIHETQSIPEEKQAFTFHGKRFTVMKRDKNRIAKLRIKPAGEA, translated from the coding sequence ATGAACGAAGCCGGCTGGATCGTCGCTGCCGTGCTTGCCGCCCTCGGTCTGCTGGTCCTTGGGTTTCGTGCACGTTTTCTCGCCTTGTTCGGCTACGAGTTGCTGCCCATCGAGCCGCAGCGGTCGGCGCATGACGAATTGCGCGGCGCCGTCGATGATTTTCGCCGTGACGGCCAGGTGGTGCGCGAGGATCGCGACCGCATCGGCGGGTTGTTCGATCTCGAAGAGCTCGAAGTGTCCGACATCATGGTCCACCGCACCAATATGCGTTCGGTCAATGCCGATAATGCGTCGGAAACGGTGGTGCGCGAAATCCTGCAGAGCCCGCACACGCGCATGCCCCTTTGGAAGGGCTCGCTCGACAACATCGTCGGCGTGCTGCACGCCAAGGACCTGCTGCGCGCGCTGAACGATGTCGGCAATGATTTTTCCAAGATCGACGTGATGAAGATCGCCTCAAAGCCTTGGTTCGTGCCCGACACCACGACGCTGCAGGAACAGCTCAACGCCTTTCTGCGCCGCAAGGCGCATTTCGCCATTGTCGTCGACGAATATGGCGAGGTCGAAGGGCTGGTAACGCTGGAGGATATCATCGAGGAGATCGTCGGCGAGATCGCCGACGAGCACGATGTCGAGATCCAGGGCGTCAAGCAGGAGGCCGACGGTTCCATAGTCGTTGACGGCAACGTGCCGATCCGCGACCTGAACCGGGCGCTCGACTGGAACCTGCCGGACGAGGAAGCCACCACCATTGCCGGCCTCGTCATCCACGAGACGCAGTCGATCCCGGAGGAGAAGCAGGCTTTCACCTTTCATGGCAAGCGCTTCACCGTCATGAAGCGCGACAAGAACCGCATCGCAAAGCTGCGGATCAAGCCGGCCGGCGAAGCCTAA
- a CDS encoding BolA family protein: protein MSIQATMEDKLNKAFSPERLVIVNESHLHAGHHHHGSDHHGAYDGTGETHFRVRIVSPTFAGMSRIDRHRAVNELLADELKAGVHALAIEPAAPGEKTRW from the coding sequence ATGTCCATACAGGCAACGATGGAAGACAAGCTGAACAAGGCGTTTTCGCCGGAGCGGCTGGTTATCGTCAATGAAAGCCATCTTCATGCCGGCCATCACCACCACGGCTCCGACCATCACGGTGCCTATGACGGCACGGGCGAGACGCATTTCCGTGTCCGCATCGTCTCGCCAACCTTTGCCGGCATGAGCCGCATCGACCGCCACCGTGCCGTCAACGAGCTTCTGGCGGACGAGTTGAAGGCCGGCGTGCATGCGCTGGCGATCGAGCCGGCGGCACCGGGCGAAAAGACACGCTGGTGA